A segment of the Labrus mixtus chromosome 15, fLabMix1.1, whole genome shotgun sequence genome:
CCAGAATCCGTCTTCACCGGTGTAGCAGCCTTCCTCACCAGGACCACTGGCTGGTGCACCGACAGCGCTTGAATTAGAGGACAGGGAAAAAGCTCGTCCAAAAGCTCCAAACCCcatgttcagtttttcttcaggtGCTCCCTGGTCCCGCCAGTACTCTAAGGCAGAGGCCTAAGAAGGGAAGACCAATGATCAAAACAAATAGGATACAGGTACATGTTTGGAAACAAAGctgtatgaaaaaataaaccctTGCTTACAGTGTTAGAGTAGATAGCATCTCCAGTGTCTTGGGATCCCTGGAATAAGGGGCTGTGATGTGCTGTGACACTTTCCCAGGGGCCGTGGAAGTCAAATGTCAACACATTGATGAAATCCAGGTGCCTGATAAATTAAGAGGAAATCACCTTTACTAAAACATAACAGcagctttttattattattatggcaGAGATttcttaaatattattttacttGGCAATGTCTTCCACTTCATAGCTAACATCGATGGTTGACCTCTCAGCAGAGACAGATGCTGCGAGGATTAATCTTTCCTGTTTACTTGAAGATACTTCATCGACAAAGGCTGTTTCCAGCTCCTATACAACACAGAAGCATGGTTCTCAGTCtcagttaaatacattttattgtcatGCATGGCATTTGTACTATggcacatttctgaaaatgccGGTTCCAGAGGAGATGTTAAGGGTCTGACCTTGCAAAGCTCTGTGAATCTCTGCTTGTCCTCTTCAGTTGGATACCTCCAGTCAAGGTTTAGCCCATCAAAATTGAATGCTCTGAGTAGTTCGATTACAGACTGGATGAACACTTCTCTGTTCTCTTGTGATCCCGCCATTGTCCTGAATCTGGTAagcacacaaaaataaaaatataaacacaacttGGTCTTTAAACTCACACTCCAGCTATTCAATGAAGGCCTCTGCTCAAACAGAACAAGGCAATCAAAACATGAGATAAGGTGTAAACCAATATTTAGTGTGGATGCAATGTATTATCACCCATGCTTTCCATAGCCTATATAGAATAAATGATGCCAAATAATCCCCATAATTATAATGTGCAGTCACTGACCTGAGTGTCTAAAATACATATTGCACAAGATTCAATGAATTACAAATTtcgttttttattattattattattattattatataataataataattattattatttggctGTAGGGGTCAGCTGGGTTGCATTCAATTTGAATGAATTTAGAGCAAAAAACAAGAGTTCCCAactcttaaaaacaaatgtgaattTGCTTGTTTTTGCACAAAGTGCTGAAACAGTACAACAAAAGGCAAGGCCAATTTGGACGTCAGAGGATTACAACAGTTTGTTAGTAATATGTGTCCTTCCAAACAAGCCTTAATGTCCTTGAAGGTAACTTACTTTTTTGTCCCAAACTTCTCTCCACCAACAGCCAACAGGGTTTTCAGAAGTGGATTTCTACAGGAGCataaaatttaaatgttttttttgcgaAACAAATACCTTGTATTACAATGTAATCATCACAGTATTTATAGACTTAAGGACTGACCTTTGTTTGAGTGCGTTAAACTCGAAGTACTGCTGAACATCTTTTACAGTTGTGGGAACCAGCTCATTTTTACTTATGTCAGAAAAGGCAAAAATCAGATGGGTACACTTGTCCGGATCAATATCTGAAACTCTGAACTTCCCGACATTTGGTCTGTCTTCAGCCTTGCTGTTGTAGTAACACATCAGCCTGGAGGTAGAAGCTATagacatgaaagaaaaatcatgattattttaattatttattgtataaatcaaatgtttcaatGTCCTTATTAACATTAACATCTGTTTACTCAAGGATATTATATTTCTTCTAGACAGATAGTCCTATGCAGCTATAAAGGTGATGATTGTGATCAATTTGTGTGATGAACTTACCCAAGCTGGCAAAGATCAAGCAGAGACCTTCAGAAGAACACATGTGTAAGTATacagtttaataaaataaaaaaacaaccaatacAAACATAATAAAAGGCTTTCTGATATAATAATTCATGCATTACAGGTAAAAGTTCTAGTTTACTGTTTCAAGTTAATGAATTCAATATTTCTGAGATTTCTGATATTTCTCAGTACATTGGAggtaaaatgaatacaaattcCTCTCAGTGAAAATAACTTGGGGTTACCTAACAAAAACTACCTGCATGAGACAATACACATGTACACTTAACACTTTTGGAGATTTCGTTGAACCAAACATTCAAAGACACTTATACTTGACCAGGATGTCTTACCTGCAGATAGAGTTAGCTTCCACATTGTGTTGCTATGtgaataaatagaaaaagaaaaaaagaatgaatatgcagttgaaaaaatatattcatttaaataaatgtagaatttATAATTAgagatgaatgtgtgtttcCACAAAATAAATCTGGTCCAAATAACCTtaagcatgaaaataaaaacac
Coding sequences within it:
- the LOC132989660 gene encoding chitotriosidase-1-like is translated as MCYYNSKAEDRPNVGKFRVSDIDPDKCTHLIFAFSDISKNELVPTTVKDVQQYFEFNALKQRNPLLKTLLAVGGEKFGTKKFRTMAGSQENREVFIQSVIELLRAFNFDGLNLDWRYPTEEDKQRFTELCKELETAFVDEVSSSKQERLILAASVSAERSTIDVSYEVEDIAKHLDFINVLTFDFHGPWESVTAHHSPLFQGSQDTGDAIYSNTASALEYWRDQGAPEEKLNMGFGAFGRAFSLSSNSSAVGAPASGPGEEGCYTGEDGFWASYETCLYVDGVQTHLISDQKVPYATTENQWVGFDDTTSISTKINYLRANKFGGAFVWSLDLDDFRGEFCNQGKCPFVSQLHNLLVPGFPE